A section of the Arcobacter roscoffensis genome encodes:
- a CDS encoding DUF3373 family protein, with protein sequence MKKVLLSLAAITTLTTTTFANDINKDMFDQIQILKAKIDALEKQMQKQNETPKLDEKRIAKIEKKLKTNSKKIQKVKAHDADDNIKWNVDFRTQLDKLNYKLANGKRLKNEALMSNRLNLGMKFKADENSLFYGMLSYNKLYGENSSSTNNNANFDWITNESATNDNELKVKEAYWLYSNDSFLGNDDVSWTASVGRRPSTDGLGINYRVDQKRKSALAHTVNVEFDGASARFNIDKLTGMTGSWAKMCMGRGLTNAKLRFSTDGAPAYTKDSSSENIDMAGLIYVPYDDGQYSIHTNYARAWNLIGMKNGGSSFEDFGKIDLATLMFKTDGIGDGINDILDYTTFFASFAMSKTHPKEGMSMLGSSDSKTGHSIWLGINAPCPLSPDDAKIGVEWNKGSKYWRSMTYGEDTMAGSKIAARGTAWEVYRHQQLTKALSLTMRYTNIKYDYTGSNGFFGELGAPKEVIGDNVKEAQNITANIRYRF encoded by the coding sequence ATGAAAAAAGTATTATTAAGTTTAGCTGCAATTACTACACTTACAACTACAACTTTTGCAAATGATATTAATAAAGATATGTTTGATCAAATACAAATATTAAAAGCAAAAATTGATGCATTAGAAAAACAAATGCAAAAACAAAATGAAACTCCAAAACTAGATGAAAAAAGAATTGCAAAAATAGAGAAAAAACTAAAAACAAACTCTAAAAAAATTCAGAAAGTTAAAGCTCATGATGCGGATGATAATATCAAGTGGAATGTTGACTTTAGAACACAGCTTGATAAGCTAAATTATAAACTAGCAAATGGTAAAAGACTTAAAAATGAAGCTCTTATGTCTAATAGATTAAATTTAGGTATGAAGTTTAAAGCTGATGAAAACTCACTATTTTATGGAATGCTTTCATACAATAAACTTTATGGAGAAAACTCATCAAGTACAAATAACAATGCAAATTTTGATTGGATTACAAATGAGAGTGCTACGAATGACAATGAATTAAAAGTAAAAGAGGCTTACTGGTTATACTCAAATGATTCATTTTTAGGAAATGATGATGTTTCATGGACAGCAAGTGTTGGAAGACGTCCATCAACTGATGGTTTAGGTATAAACTATAGAGTAGATCAAAAAAGAAAATCAGCCTTAGCTCATACTGTAAATGTAGAGTTTGATGGAGCAAGTGCAAGATTTAATATAGATAAACTTACAGGAATGACAGGTTCATGGGCAAAAATGTGTATGGGTAGAGGATTAACAAATGCAAAACTTAGATTCTCAACTGATGGGGCACCTGCTTATACAAAAGATTCAAGTAGTGAAAATATTGATATGGCTGGATTAATTTATGTTCCTTATGATGATGGTCAATACTCTATTCATACAAACTATGCTAGAGCTTGGAATTTGATAGGAATGAAAAATGGTGGAAGCTCATTTGAAGACTTTGGGAAAATAGATTTAGCAACTTTAATGTTTAAAACTGATGGTATTGGTGATGGTATAAATGATATTTTAGACTATACAACTTTTTTTGCTTCATTTGCTATGAGTAAAACTCATCCAAAAGAAGGTATGAGTATGTTAGGTTCAAGTGATTCTAAAACAGGTCATTCTATTTGGTTAGGAATTAATGCACCATGTCCTTTAAGTCCTGATGACGCAAAAATTGGAGTTGAATGGAATAAAGGTAGTAAATATTGGAGATCTATGACTTATGGTGAGGATACAATGGCTGGAAGTAAAATAGCTGCTCGTGGTACAGCTTGGGAAGTATATAGACATCAACAACTAACAAAAGCCTTAAGTCTTACAATGAGATATACAAATATAAAATATGATTACACAGGAAGCAATGGCTTTTTTGGAGAGCTAGGAGCACCAAAGGAAGTTATAGGGGATAATGTAAAAGAAGCTCAAAATATTACAGCAAATATTAGATATAGATTTTAA
- a CDS encoding NAD(P)/FAD-dependent oxidoreductase: MSKKEFDEALEIIDEEIKKSGLSRRDAFKLAGLGTASFLLNPKEVQAATSANASEAKGKILIIGGGLAGIATAARLSNTLTNPDITIIEPNPKSVSYQPGNTLIAAGIYEKSDVMYDTSDYLPDGCTLIKDKAVEFYPQNNSVVLQSGKRVDYDFMIVAAGLTLDFASIKGLEDIGDKLSLDNGKAITDKFANSGVCSIYNTDSAVATWTQMQKFIQEAKEGKKVKGVFTHPNTSIKCGGAPKKIMYLTNSRLEEAGVRDNAELTFYPNGASMFGVKEYHEAILAQFKKRDFKWHYKHNLTAVNLDKKIATFDKRWDEKGAWDEDLEEYDMITKHQDVEVPFDFLHITPPMKAPDEIGKSEIGSAKGWIPVNKETLQHVKFDNIFAIGDIAAVPMGKTGGSVRKQYKVLVDNLIASMEGKELKAKYEGYTVCPLITDIGKVMLAEFNWTKKPTPSFPLDPTQERYIWWLMKVYMLKPMTMYGMLSGRA; this comes from the coding sequence ATGTCAAAAAAAGAATTTGATGAAGCTTTAGAGATAATAGATGAAGAAATAAAAAAATCAGGATTAAGCAGAAGGGATGCTTTTAAACTTGCAGGTTTAGGAACAGCATCTTTTCTACTTAATCCTAAAGAAGTGCAAGCTGCAACTAGTGCAAATGCTAGTGAAGCAAAAGGAAAGATACTTATAATCGGTGGAGGTTTAGCTGGAATTGCAACAGCAGCTAGATTGTCAAATACATTAACTAATCCAGATATAACTATAATAGAACCAAATCCTAAGTCAGTTTCCTATCAGCCTGGAAATACTTTAATAGCTGCTGGTATTTATGAAAAATCTGATGTTATGTATGATACAAGTGATTATTTACCAGATGGATGTACACTTATAAAAGACAAAGCTGTGGAGTTTTATCCTCAAAACAATAGTGTTGTTTTACAATCAGGGAAAAGAGTTGATTATGATTTTATGATTGTAGCTGCTGGACTTACATTAGACTTTGCTTCAATTAAAGGTTTAGAAGATATTGGCGATAAGTTATCTTTAGATAATGGTAAAGCTATTACAGATAAATTTGCAAACAGTGGAGTTTGTTCTATTTATAATACTGACTCAGCAGTTGCAACATGGACACAAATGCAAAAGTTTATACAAGAAGCAAAAGAGGGTAAGAAAGTAAAAGGTGTATTTACTCACCCAAATACTTCTATTAAATGTGGTGGTGCACCTAAGAAAATCATGTATCTTACGAATTCAAGACTTGAGGAAGCAGGAGTAAGAGATAATGCTGAACTTACTTTCTATCCAAATGGAGCTAGTATGTTTGGAGTAAAAGAGTATCACGAAGCAATTTTAGCACAGTTTAAAAAAAGAGATTTTAAATGGCACTATAAACATAATCTTACAGCTGTAAATTTAGATAAAAAAATAGCTACTTTTGATAAAAGATGGGATGAAAAAGGTGCTTGGGATGAGGACTTAGAAGAGTATGATATGATAACTAAACATCAAGATGTTGAAGTTCCTTTTGACTTTTTACATATCACTCCACCTATGAAAGCTCCTGATGAAATTGGAAAGTCAGAAATAGGTTCAGCAAAAGGCTGGATTCCTGTAAATAAAGAGACACTGCAACATGTAAAGTTTGATAATATCTTTGCCATAGGAGATATAGCAGCTGTTCCAATGGGAAAAACAGGTGGAAGTGTAAGAAAACAATACAAAGTATTAGTTGATAATCTAATTGCCTCAATGGAAGGAAAAGAGTTAAAAGCTAAATATGAAGGATATACAGTATGTCCTTTAATTACGGATATTGGAAAAGTAATGCTTGCTGAGTTTAACTGGACTAAAAAGCCAACTCCTTCATTTCCTTTAGATCCAACACAAGAGAGATATATTTGGTGGCTGATGAAAGTATATATGCTAAAACCTATGACAATGTATGGGATGTTATCAGGAAGAGCATAG
- the rplT gene encoding 50S ribosomal protein L20: protein MPRVKTGVVRRRRHKKVLKQARGFFSGRRKHFRKAKEQLEHSLVYAYRDRKQKKRDIKRLWIIRINAACRLNDINYSRFMNGMKLAGIELDRKILADMAMNDSAAFASLVVKAKEALN from the coding sequence ATGCCTAGAGTAAAAACTGGTGTAGTTAGAAGAAGAAGACACAAAAAAGTATTAAAGCAAGCTAGAGGTTTCTTTAGTGGTAGAAGAAAACACTTTAGAAAAGCAAAAGAGCAATTAGAGCACTCTTTAGTATATGCTTACAGAGATAGAAAACAAAAGAAAAGAGATATCAAAAGACTTTGGATTATCAGAATCAATGCAGCTTGTAGATTAAATGATATCAACTACTCAAGATTCATGAACGGTATGAAATTAGCGGGAATTGAATTAGATAGAAAAATTTTAGCTGATATGGCTATGAATGATTCTGCTGCATTTGCTTCATTAGTAGTAAAAGCTAAAGAAGCACTTAACTAA
- a CDS encoding NAD(P)/FAD-dependent oxidoreductase yields MSNDLRHEFENELNKNGISRRDALKLMGASGTVLFMGNEAQASTANASDVKARIIIVGGGLAGISTAARLASSLSSPDITIIEPNDKSVSYQPGNTFIGAGLYEKSDVIYETKDYLPNGVKLLKDKAIEFDPKNNKLRVSKGETLEYDFLVIAAGLVLDFEKIEGLEELGHMYTVQDSPKMNKFFKNTNANTIYNVDGAVQTWKNMQETIENAKNGKKQNAVFTHPNTAIKCGGAPMKMMYLMNSRLNEVSASARANVNMTLYKNSSKMFSVKEYEEAILQQYSTRDMNYHLKHNLTKVDLKNKVATFDKFWNEKGAWDEDLEEYDTIVKHMNVEVPYDFLHIAPPMKAAPEIANSEIGSTKGWVPVNKETLQHVKFDNIFSLGDIAAVPLGKTGGSVRKQYKVVAENIISLMEGKDLKAKYDGYTVCPIITDIGKVMLAEFDWSMKPKPSFPLDPTQERYIWWLLKAYILKPMTQYGMLSGKV; encoded by the coding sequence ATGAGTAATGATTTACGACATGAGTTTGAAAATGAACTAAATAAAAATGGTATATCAAGAAGAGATGCCTTGAAGTTAATGGGTGCTTCAGGAACAGTTTTATTTATGGGTAATGAAGCACAAGCAAGTACAGCAAATGCAAGTGATGTAAAGGCAAGAATTATAATAGTGGGAGGAGGATTAGCAGGAATTTCAACAGCTGCAAGGCTTGCAAGTAGTCTTTCCTCTCCTGATATTACAATAATAGAACCAAATGATAAATCCGTGTCGTATCAACCAGGAAATACATTTATTGGGGCAGGGCTTTATGAAAAAAGTGATGTTATATATGAAACTAAAGATTATTTGCCTAATGGAGTAAAACTTCTTAAAGATAAAGCAATAGAATTTGATCCAAAAAATAATAAATTAAGAGTTTCAAAAGGTGAAACTTTAGAGTATGATTTTTTAGTTATTGCTGCTGGTTTAGTACTTGATTTTGAAAAAATTGAAGGTTTAGAAGAATTAGGTCATATGTATACAGTTCAAGACTCTCCTAAAATGAATAAGTTTTTTAAAAATACAAATGCAAATACTATTTATAATGTTGATGGTGCTGTTCAAACTTGGAAAAACATGCAAGAGACAATAGAAAATGCCAAAAACGGTAAAAAGCAAAATGCAGTATTTACTCATCCTAACACAGCGATTAAGTGTGGTGGAGCACCAATGAAAATGATGTATTTAATGAACTCAAGATTAAATGAAGTTTCAGCTAGTGCAAGAGCTAATGTGAATATGACTCTATATAAAAATAGTAGTAAAATGTTTAGTGTAAAAGAGTATGAAGAGGCAATTTTACAACAATATAGTACAAGAGATATGAATTATCATCTAAAGCATAATCTAACAAAAGTGGATTTAAAAAATAAAGTTGCAACTTTTGATAAATTTTGGAATGAAAAAGGTGCATGGGATGAAGATTTAGAAGAGTATGACACTATTGTAAAACATATGAATGTGGAAGTTCCATATGACTTCTTACATATAGCACCACCTATGAAAGCTGCACCCGAAATTGCTAATTCAGAAATAGGATCTACAAAAGGTTGGGTTCCTGTAAACAAAGAAACACTTCAACATGTAAAGTTTGATAATATTTTCTCTTTAGGAGATATTGCAGCTGTTCCTTTAGGGAAAACAGGTGGAAGTGTAAGAAAACAGTACAAGGTTGTAGCTGAAAATATAATCTCTCTTATGGAAGGAAAAGACTTAAAAGCTAAATATGATGGATATACAGTTTGTCCAATTATAACAGATATTGGAAAAGTAATGCTTGCTGAATTTGATTGGTCAATGAAACCAAAACCATCTTTTCCACTTGATCCAACACAAGAGAGATATATTTGGTGGTTACTAAAAGCATATATTTTAAAACCAATGACACAGTACGGTATGCTTTCTGGAAAAGTTTAA
- the rpmI gene encoding 50S ribosomal protein L35, which produces MPKMKTNSGALKRFKVKKNGSIKRGSAYRSHILTKMTQKRKRNLRGPKTVAAVDATRIKRMLNKA; this is translated from the coding sequence ATGCCAAAGATGAAGACTAACAGTGGCGCTTTAAAAAGATTTAAAGTGAAAAAAAATGGTTCTATTAAAAGAGGATCAGCTTATAGAAGCCACATCTTAACTAAAATGACTCAAAAGAGAAAAAGAAATCTTAGAGGTCCTAAAACAGTTGCAGCAGTTGACGCAACTAGAATTAAAAGAATGTTAAACAAAGCGTAA
- the mobA gene encoding molybdenum cofactor guanylyltransferase MobA encodes MQKPSFEIPCVILCGGKSSRMGEDKSLLPFDDKSTLTQYQFDRLKPYFKDIYISSKIDKFDFLDKNRLLLDESEVYSPIAAIDSILNKLNEEKIFIITVDTPLVSIDSINKLISSSDDYDITVAKTIRTHNLCGVFSKSIKNTTEKMLNDDFHKVGFLLQNNKTNIIQLPNDDEFINLNHKEDYLKSLNLIS; translated from the coding sequence ATGCAAAAGCCTTCATTTGAAATACCATGTGTAATTTTATGTGGAGGTAAAAGCTCACGAATGGGAGAAGATAAATCTCTTCTTCCTTTTGATGATAAATCTACATTAACTCAATATCAATTTGATAGATTAAAACCTTATTTTAAAGATATATACATTTCTTCTAAAATTGATAAGTTTGACTTTTTAGACAAAAACAGACTTTTACTTGATGAAAGTGAAGTTTACTCTCCTATTGCTGCAATAGATTCAATTTTAAATAAACTAAATGAAGAAAAAATCTTTATTATTACTGTTGATACTCCTTTGGTTTCAATAGATTCAATAAATAAGCTTATAAGCTCTTCAGATGATTATGATATTACAGTTGCAAAAACAATAAGAACTCATAACTTATGTGGAGTATTTTCTAAATCTATAAAAAATACTACAGAGAAAATGCTAAATGATGATTTTCATAAAGTAGGATTTTTACTACAAAATAATAAAACAAATATTATACAACTACCAAATGACGATGAATTTATCAATCTTAACCATAAAGAAGATTATTTAAAATCACTAAATTTAATAAGCTAA
- a CDS encoding rhodanese-like domain-containing protein, with product MKTSLFLGSVITATLLFTGCAISQTSLDNASPKVKMLIEKNNLEVVSFDYVKEKVAKGSRKSAKAILIDARPEAKFKKGAIPSSINIPDTKFEEFYSQLKDVKKDKELIVYCGGWKCGKSPKLASMLKKKGFTNIKLYQAGEPQWSKKSYLDVDLVVAKAAQAKNSAVLVDARPYAKYLQETIPGAISIPDTKLKTLEGRFPVNKDEKIITFCGGYVCAKSHIVANRLLDLGYSDVSVFAGGMPAWKKAGLATTKSASNAKTTDIKTKVQYSKNGLKKGLDEGSVDGEWLYSLIKNNKVPSYIQIVDVTAPDEFNKGHLKGAINIEAEKLNAKELYSKLPKGKTIVFNCTAGGRSMDAWVKLKDAKIDMGEIYYFDANIDCKGDNCKIEVNEPLGV from the coding sequence ATGAAAACAAGTTTATTTTTAGGTTCAGTAATAACAGCAACACTTTTATTTACAGGGTGTGCAATAAGTCAAACATCTTTGGATAATGCAAGTCCTAAGGTTAAAATGTTAATTGAAAAAAACAATTTAGAAGTTGTAAGTTTTGATTATGTAAAAGAAAAAGTTGCAAAAGGTTCAAGAAAAAGCGCAAAAGCAATTTTAATTGATGCTAGACCAGAAGCTAAGTTTAAAAAAGGTGCAATTCCTTCAAGTATAAATATTCCAGATACAAAGTTTGAAGAGTTTTATTCTCAATTAAAAGATGTAAAAAAAGATAAAGAACTTATTGTTTATTGTGGTGGATGGAAATGTGGTAAGAGTCCAAAATTAGCTTCAATGCTTAAGAAAAAAGGTTTTACGAATATAAAACTATATCAAGCAGGTGAACCTCAATGGTCTAAAAAAAGTTATTTGGATGTAGATTTAGTTGTTGCAAAAGCAGCTCAAGCTAAAAATAGTGCTGTATTAGTTGATGCAAGACCATATGCAAAATATCTTCAAGAAACAATTCCTGGTGCTATTTCTATTCCTGATACTAAATTAAAAACATTAGAGGGAAGATTTCCTGTAAATAAAGATGAGAAAATCATTACATTTTGTGGTGGGTATGTATGTGCGAAATCACATATTGTTGCAAATAGATTATTAGATTTAGGATATAGTGATGTATCAGTTTTTGCAGGTGGTATGCCAGCATGGAAAAAAGCTGGACTTGCCACTACAAAAAGTGCAAGTAATGCCAAAACAACTGATATTAAAACAAAAGTTCAATACAGTAAAAATGGTTTAAAAAAAGGTCTAGATGAAGGAAGTGTAGATGGTGAATGGTTATATAGTTTAATCAAAAACAATAAAGTGCCTTCATATATCCAAATAGTAGATGTAACTGCTCCTGATGAATTCAATAAAGGTCATTTAAAAGGTGCTATAAATATCGAAGCTGAAAAACTAAATGCAAAAGAGTTATACTCTAAACTTCCAAAAGGCAAAACTATTGTATTTAATTGTACAGCAGGGGGAAGATCAATGGATGCATGGGTAAAACTAAAAGATGCAAAAATTGACATGGGTGAAATTTATTACTTTGATGCAAATATAGATTGTAAAGGTGATAATTGTAAAATAGAGGTTAATGAACCTTTAGGTGTATAA
- a CDS encoding cytochrome C — MKLLKLLLAATLVLGVSATTLSASSVKGQKLFIKKFKKPCGMNGAKFAAKHSQDEWQEIMDNGNFKKEFVKICPNVKESDIKDSWVEHIFEFSYDYANDSGNVPSC; from the coding sequence ATGAAGTTATTAAAGTTATTACTAGCTGCTACTTTAGTATTAGGTGTATCTGCTACGACCTTAAGTGCAAGTTCTGTAAAGGGTCAAAAACTATTTATTAAAAAGTTCAAAAAACCTTGTGGAATGAATGGAGCAAAATTTGCTGCAAAGCACTCTCAAGACGAGTGGCAAGAGATTATGGATAATGGAAACTTCAAAAAAGAGTTTGTAAAAATTTGTCCAAATGTAAAAGAATCAGATATTAAAGATAGCTGGGTTGAGCATATTTTTGAATTCTCTTATGACTATGCAAATGATTCAGGAAATGTTCCTTCTTGTTAA
- the thrS gene encoding threonine--tRNA ligase, giving the protein MEPIGVLKDGQIYDLQTAEALDIQGEDIKADNSSESLEILRHSCAHMMAQAIKELYPEAKFFVGPVVKEGFYYDFKVESKISDEDLPKIEKKMKEIANRKLPIERYETSKEEILNKFANDELKQAVLQNITDDTLTLYKQGDFEDLCRGPHLPNTRMIRAFKLTRVAGAYLGGDEENEMITRIYGIAFFDKKELNDYVRMLEEAKKRDHRKLGTELELFTFNEDVGAGLPLWLPNGSRLRSKLEHLLYKAHRVRGYEPVRGPEMLKSDMWKISGHYQNYKENMYFTEIDEQEYGIKPMNCVGHIQIFKNDLVSYKDLPKKLFEYGVVHRHEMSGAMHGLFRVREFTQDDAHIFCTQNQVKDVIIDVLEFVDSLMKLFDFKYEMEVSTKPKKAIGDDTFWEMTTKGIMDALDQEGLEYGIDEGGGAFYGPKIDIKILDAIGRKWQCGTVQVDMNLPERFEVEYINAEGAKEQPVMIHRAILGSFERFIGILTEHCAGEFPFVIAPTQVIFVPIADTHVEYAKELQKELTYNEMDSKIFDMNESLNKRIRMAEKQRVPMIVVVGDEEVENKTVALRDRRKREQSNMTKDEFITMLNEINKGSRI; this is encoded by the coding sequence TTGGAACCTATTGGTGTATTAAAAGATGGTCAAATATATGACCTTCAAACTGCTGAAGCTTTAGACATTCAGGGAGAGGATATTAAAGCTGACAACTCTAGTGAATCTTTAGAGATTCTTAGACACTCATGTGCTCATATGATGGCACAAGCTATTAAAGAATTATATCCTGAAGCTAAGTTTTTCGTAGGTCCTGTTGTAAAAGAAGGATTTTACTACGATTTTAAAGTTGAATCTAAAATCTCAGATGAAGATCTTCCAAAGATTGAGAAGAAAATGAAAGAGATTGCAAATAGAAAACTACCTATTGAAAGATATGAAACTTCAAAAGAAGAGATCTTAAACAAGTTTGCTAACGATGAGTTAAAGCAAGCTGTACTACAAAATATCACTGATGATACATTAACCCTATATAAACAAGGTGACTTTGAAGATTTATGTAGAGGACCTCACTTACCAAATACTAGAATGATTAGAGCATTTAAACTAACAAGAGTTGCTGGAGCATATCTTGGTGGTGATGAAGAGAATGAAATGATTACTAGAATTTACGGTATTGCTTTCTTTGACAAAAAAGAATTAAATGATTACGTAAGAATGCTTGAAGAAGCTAAAAAAAGAGATCATAGAAAACTTGGAACAGAATTAGAGCTATTTACATTTAATGAAGATGTGGGTGCTGGGTTACCATTATGGTTACCAAATGGTTCAAGACTTAGATCTAAACTAGAGCATTTATTATATAAAGCACATAGAGTTAGAGGTTATGAACCTGTAAGAGGTCCAGAGATGTTAAAATCTGACATGTGGAAGATCTCTGGTCACTACCAAAACTATAAAGAAAATATGTACTTTACTGAAATTGATGAGCAAGAGTATGGTATCAAGCCTATGAACTGTGTTGGTCATATTCAAATTTTCAAAAATGATTTAGTTTCTTACAAAGATTTACCTAAAAAACTATTTGAGTATGGTGTTGTTCATAGACATGAAATGAGTGGAGCAATGCACGGATTATTTAGAGTAAGAGAGTTTACTCAAGATGATGCACATATTTTCTGTACTCAAAATCAAGTTAAAGATGTTATCATTGATGTATTAGAGTTTGTTGATTCATTAATGAAATTATTTGACTTTAAATATGAGATGGAAGTATCTACTAAACCTAAGAAAGCAATCGGTGATGATACATTCTGGGAAATGACTACTAAAGGTATCATGGACGCACTTGACCAAGAAGGTTTAGAGTATGGTATTGATGAAGGTGGAGGAGCATTCTATGGTCCAAAAATCGACATTAAAATCCTTGATGCTATTGGAAGAAAATGGCAATGTGGTACTGTTCAAGTAGATATGAACTTACCTGAAAGATTTGAAGTTGAATATATCAATGCAGAGGGTGCTAAAGAGCAACCTGTAATGATTCACAGAGCAATTCTAGGTTCATTTGAGCGATTCATTGGTATTTTAACAGAGCACTGCGCAGGGGAGTTCCCATTTGTTATAGCACCAACTCAAGTAATCTTTGTACCTATTGCAGACACTCATGTAGAATATGCAAAAGAGTTACAAAAAGAGCTAACATATAATGAAATGGATTCTAAAATCTTTGACATGAATGAATCTTTAAATAAAAGAATCAGAATGGCAGAGAAACAAAGAGTTCCTATGATTGTAGTTGTAGGGGATGAGGAAGTAGAAAATAAAACTGTTGCATTAAGAGATAGAAGAAAAAGAGAACAGTCTAATATGACTAAAGATGAATTTATCACAATGTTAAATGAAATAAATAAAGGGAGTAGAATTTGA
- the infC gene encoding translation initiation factor IF-3 translates to MRKGKKNEAIMNEDITAKEVRCMGDDGTNYGIIPTRDAQSTADDLGLDLVLISADAKPPVAKIMDYGKFKYQQEKKKKEAKKKQKVIVVKEVKFSVKIAENDINYKVKHAIEFLEKGYHVKCRVFLKGREMAHPQAGADVLERVWPMLEEYGVRDAKPKQEGRFVNMMVLPKKDEKH, encoded by the coding sequence ATGAGAAAAGGTAAAAAGAACGAAGCAATAATGAATGAGGACATTACTGCTAAAGAAGTAAGATGTATGGGAGATGATGGTACTAACTATGGTATCATCCCTACAAGAGATGCACAATCAACAGCAGATGATTTAGGATTAGATTTAGTTCTTATTTCAGCAGATGCAAAACCACCTGTTGCAAAGATTATGGATTATGGTAAATTCAAATACCAACAAGAAAAAAAGAAAAAAGAAGCTAAGAAAAAACAAAAAGTTATCGTTGTAAAAGAAGTTAAATTTTCTGTAAAAATTGCTGAAAATGATATTAATTATAAAGTTAAACATGCAATTGAATTCTTAGAAAAAGGATACCACGTAAAATGTAGAGTATTCTTAAAAGGTAGAGAAATGGCTCATCCTCAAGCTGGAGCTGATGTACTTGAAAGAGTATGGCCAATGCTTGAAGAGTATGGGGTAAGAGATGCAAAACCTAAACAAGAAGGAAGATTTGTTAATATGATGGTTCTTCCTAAAAAAGACGAAAAACACTAA